One window of Mediterraneibacter gnavus ATCC 29149 genomic DNA carries:
- a CDS encoding endonuclease III domain-containing protein, giving the protein MTKKQLALEIIERLRTAYPDADCTLDYDHSEAWKLLVGVRLAAQCTDERVNIVVKDLYAKFPDVNALAEADPQEIEAIVRPCGLGKSKARDISACMRILRDEYHGEVPDDFDALLKLPGVGRKSANLIMGDVFGKPAIVTDTHCIRLVNRMGLVDGIKEPKKVEMALWKIIPPEEGSSFCHRLVYHGREICTARTAPYCDRCCLFDICKKRGV; this is encoded by the coding sequence ATGACAAAAAAGCAACTTGCACTGGAGATCATAGAACGACTTCGCACGGCGTATCCGGATGCGGATTGTACGCTCGATTATGACCACAGTGAGGCGTGGAAGCTTCTGGTAGGAGTGCGTCTGGCAGCACAATGTACAGATGAGAGAGTCAATATTGTTGTAAAAGATCTGTATGCAAAGTTTCCAGATGTAAATGCACTGGCAGAAGCAGATCCACAGGAGATTGAAGCAATCGTAAGACCTTGCGGGCTTGGGAAAAGCAAAGCGAGAGATATCAGCGCCTGTATGAGGATTCTGCGTGATGAGTATCATGGAGAAGTGCCGGATGATTTTGATGCATTATTAAAACTTCCGGGAGTCGGAAGAAAAAGTGCCAATCTGATCATGGGCGATGTATTCGGAAAACCGGCGATCGTGACAGATACACACTGTATCCGTCTGGTCAATCGAATGGGACTTGTAGATGGGATCAAAGAGCCGAAAAAGGTAGAGATGGCTTTGTGGAAGATCATTCCTCCGGAGGAGGGCAGCAGCTTTTGCCATCGTCTTGTATATCATGGAAGAGAAATCTGTACTGCAAGGACAGCACCATATTGTGACAGATGTTGTCTGTTTGATATCTGCAAAAAAAGAGGTGTTTAG
- a CDS encoding lysine exporter LysO family protein — translation MVYLAIIALLGGIACGMTGLDENVIVSWITSNKDMILYLLMFLVGISIGFNQGIVSKIKEYHIKIFVIPLGIVVGSILGGIAGGLLTGMPLGESTAIASGLGWYSLSGVTIGNLAGAQAGSIAFLSNLLREIFSFFSIPWISKKLNYYTCIAPAGATSEDTTLPMMIRYTNEETVVLSVFNGVICSALVPFLISFCYNLF, via the coding sequence ATGGTATATCTGGCAATTATTGCGCTGCTTGGCGGCATTGCCTGCGGAATGACAGGATTGGACGAGAACGTGATCGTATCCTGGATTACTTCGAATAAAGATATGATCTTATACCTGCTGATGTTTCTGGTAGGAATCAGCATTGGTTTTAATCAGGGGATTGTCAGTAAGATCAAGGAATATCATATTAAAATTTTTGTGATTCCCCTGGGAATCGTAGTTGGCTCTATTTTAGGAGGAATCGCGGGAGGACTTCTGACAGGGATGCCGCTTGGTGAGAGTACAGCAATTGCCAGTGGACTTGGATGGTACAGCCTTTCCGGGGTTACCATTGGCAATCTGGCGGGAGCACAGGCGGGAAGTATCGCATTTTTAAGTAATCTGCTGCGGGAGATTTTCTCCTTTTTCAGCATTCCGTGGATTTCGAAAAAACTGAATTATTATACCTGTATTGCGCCGGCGGGAGCAACCAGTGAAGATACAACACTGCCGATGATGATACGGTATACGAACGAAGAGACCGTGGTACTGTCTGTGTTTAACGGAGTGATCTGTTCCGCACTGGTGCCGTTTCTGATTTCGTTTTGTTATAATTTGTTTTAA
- a CDS encoding L-lactate dehydrogenase — protein sequence MINIQKAAVIGCGFVGASTAFSLVQKGLFSELVLIDANKEKAEGEAMDLSHGRPFVHSMKIYAGDYDDISDCALIIITAGANQKPGETRLDLVHKNVAIFKSIIPEITKRNFEGNLLIVANPVDILTYAALKISGYPKERVFGSGTVLDSARFRYLLSEHLDVDSRSVHAFIIGEHGDSELAVWSSANVAGIDIHDFCELRGHYEHDAAMERIYKEVRDSAYEIIERKGATYYGVAMAVGRIAESIIRDENSVLPVSSLMEGEYGLEDLCISVPTLVSQKGAEQVLEIPLDEKEHEKLRQSAAELKKVLETLDL from the coding sequence ATGATAAATATTCAAAAAGCAGCAGTGATAGGATGTGGATTTGTAGGAGCATCTACGGCGTTCAGCCTGGTGCAGAAAGGATTGTTTTCAGAGCTGGTTCTGATCGATGCGAACAAGGAGAAGGCGGAAGGCGAGGCTATGGACCTCAGTCATGGAAGACCGTTTGTTCATTCCATGAAGATTTACGCAGGCGATTATGATGATATCAGTGACTGTGCGTTGATCATCATTACAGCGGGAGCAAACCAGAAACCGGGAGAGACAAGACTGGATTTAGTACACAAAAATGTGGCGATCTTCAAATCAATTATTCCGGAGATTACAAAACGAAATTTTGAGGGAAACCTTCTGATCGTGGCAAACCCGGTGGATATTCTGACATATGCGGCATTGAAGATTTCCGGTTATCCAAAAGAGCGTGTGTTTGGAAGCGGAACAGTTCTGGATTCTGCAAGATTCCGCTATCTGTTGAGTGAACATCTGGATGTGGACAGCAGAAGTGTTCATGCGTTTATCATCGGAGAGCATGGAGACAGTGAGCTGGCTGTCTGGAGCAGTGCGAATGTTGCGGGAATTGATATCCATGATTTCTGTGAGCTGCGCGGCCATTATGAGCATGATGCGGCAATGGAGCGGATTTATAAAGAAGTTCGCGACAGTGCATATGAGATCATTGAGCGAAAGGGTGCGACCTATTACGGAGTAGCTATGGCAGTAGGCAGAATTGCAGAAAGTATTATCCGTGATGAAAATTCTGTTCTGCCAGTTTCCAGTCTGATGGAGGGCGAATATGGATTGGAAGATCTTTGTATCAGTGTTCCGACTCTGGTTTCCCAGAAAGGAGCAGAGCAAGTGCTTGAGATTCCATTGGATGAAAAAGAGCATGAGAAACTGAGACAGTCTGCCGCGGAATTGAAAAAAGTCCTGGAAACTCTGGACTTATAG
- a CDS encoding Cof-type HAD-IIB family hydrolase, with protein MDYQMLVLDLDGTLTNSRKELTEPTKQALIEIQEEGKKVVLASGRPINGIVPLAEKLNLSKYGGYMLSFNGARITQCSTGEIIYNRTLPADVIAPIYEITSTYPGLDILTYDGNQILSGIASNEYTEKESFINKMEIVQVPDFVSRLTFPVNKLLIAGEPSILEELMPHLQQKFHKLLNIYRSEPFFLEIMPQNIDKAYSLQKLLNSIGLTADSMICCGDGFNDISMIEYAGLGVAMENAQPIVKETADFITKSNDEDGILHVINTFLR; from the coding sequence ATGGACTACCAGATGCTCGTTCTTGATCTGGACGGCACTTTGACCAATTCCAGAAAAGAACTTACAGAACCGACAAAACAGGCACTCATCGAGATTCAGGAGGAAGGAAAGAAAGTTGTACTTGCCAGCGGACGCCCGATCAACGGTATCGTTCCTCTGGCAGAAAAGCTGAATCTTTCCAAATACGGCGGATATATGCTCTCCTTCAACGGAGCCAGGATTACCCAGTGCTCTACCGGAGAGATCATCTATAATCGTACCCTGCCTGCCGACGTGATTGCGCCGATCTATGAAATTACATCCACCTATCCGGGACTGGATATTCTGACTTATGACGGGAACCAGATTCTGTCCGGTATTGCTTCCAACGAATATACCGAAAAAGAATCTTTTATCAATAAAATGGAAATCGTACAGGTACCGGATTTCGTATCCCGACTGACTTTCCCTGTCAACAAACTGTTGATTGCAGGAGAACCGTCTATCTTGGAAGAACTGATGCCGCACCTCCAGCAGAAGTTTCATAAGCTGCTGAATATTTACCGGTCTGAGCCGTTTTTCCTGGAGATCATGCCACAGAATATCGACAAAGCATACTCTCTGCAAAAACTGCTAAACAGCATCGGACTGACTGCAGATTCTATGATCTGCTGCGGAGATGGCTTCAATGACATTTCCATGATCGAATACGCCGGACTTGGCGTTGCCATGGAAAACGCACAGCCGATCGTCAAAGAAACGGCTGATTTTATCACGAAATCCAATGATGAAGATGGGATTTTACATGTGATCAATACGTTTTTACGGTAA
- a CDS encoding nicotinate phosphoribosyltransferase, which yields MRADNLTLLTDLYELTMMQGYFEKQSANETVIFDVFFRENPVKNGYSIMAGLEQVIEYIKNLNFSYEDVDYLRGLGIFSEDFLHYLSGFHFSGNIYAIPEGSVIFPKEPILKVIAPIMEAQLVETAILNIINHQSLIATKTARVVHAAQGDGVMEFGLRRAQGPDAGLYGARAAMIGGCVGTSNVLAGKMFDVPIMGTHAHSWIMSFPDEYTAFKAYAELYPDACTLLVDTYDTLKSGVPNAIRVFREMKDAGIHPKSYGIRLDSGDLAYLSKKARVMLDAAGFEDAVIAASNDLDEMLINDLKIQGAAITSWGVGTHLITSKDCPSFGGVYKLAAIEKDGKFLPKIKISENTEKITNPGNKTIYRVYDKETGKLRADLICFADETYDTSEELLLFDPNETWKKTRLPGGSYTMREMLQPIFIHGECVYTSPSVMEIAAYCKQEKETLWDETKRLLYPHKVYVDLSRKLYDTKAKLLNEVNK from the coding sequence ATGAGAGCAGATAATTTAACATTGCTCACAGATTTATATGAGCTGACCATGATGCAGGGCTATTTTGAAAAACAGTCTGCAAACGAAACCGTGATCTTTGATGTATTTTTCCGGGAGAATCCGGTAAAAAACGGCTACTCCATCATGGCCGGTCTGGAACAGGTCATCGAATACATCAAAAATCTGAATTTTTCTTACGAAGATGTAGATTACCTGCGGGGACTCGGCATTTTCAGTGAGGACTTTCTCCACTATCTGAGTGGATTTCATTTCAGCGGAAATATTTACGCGATTCCGGAAGGAAGTGTGATCTTCCCGAAGGAGCCGATCTTAAAAGTCATCGCTCCGATCATGGAGGCACAGCTTGTGGAGACTGCGATCTTGAATATCATCAATCATCAGAGCCTGATCGCGACAAAAACAGCCCGTGTTGTCCATGCGGCACAGGGAGACGGTGTCATGGAATTTGGTCTCCGCCGTGCTCAGGGACCGGATGCCGGACTTTATGGAGCCAGAGCCGCTATGATCGGCGGATGTGTCGGCACATCTAATGTGCTTGCCGGCAAGATGTTTGATGTCCCGATCATGGGAACCCATGCCCACAGCTGGATCATGAGTTTTCCGGACGAGTACACCGCATTCAAAGCCTATGCCGAATTATATCCGGATGCATGTACCCTTTTGGTGGACACCTATGACACGTTAAAATCCGGAGTTCCAAATGCGATCCGTGTCTTCCGTGAAATGAAGGACGCCGGTATCCATCCAAAGAGCTACGGCATTCGTCTGGACAGCGGAGATCTCGCATACCTGTCCAAAAAAGCACGTGTCATGCTGGATGCCGCAGGATTTGAGGATGCCGTGATCGCAGCTTCCAACGATCTGGATGAGATGCTGATCAATGATCTGAAGATCCAAGGTGCAGCGATCACCTCATGGGGAGTCGGAACACATCTGATCACCTCCAAGGACTGCCCTTCCTTCGGCGGCGTTTACAAACTGGCTGCCATTGAAAAAGACGGCAAATTCCTTCCGAAGATCAAGATTTCAGAGAATACGGAAAAAATCACGAATCCGGGAAACAAAACCATTTATCGTGTATACGATAAAGAGACCGGAAAGCTTCGTGCGGATCTGATCTGTTTTGCGGACGAAACCTATGACACATCCGAAGAACTGCTTTTATTCGATCCAAACGAAACCTGGAAAAAGACTCGTCTTCCGGGCGGAAGCTACACGATGCGTGAGATGTTACAACCAATCTTCATCCACGGAGAATGTGTCTACACTTCTCCTTCTGTCATGGAGATCGCAGCATATTGCAAACAGGAAAAAGAGACTCTCTGGGATGAGACAAAACGTCTCTTATATCCACACAAAGTTTATGTGGATTTGTCCCGGAAGCTCTATGACACAAAAGCAAAACTGTTAAATGAAGTAAATAAATAA
- a CDS encoding D-alanine--D-alanine ligase family protein — protein MKIIVLAGGLSTERDVSLASAAGICKTLLEKGHDAFLLDVFLGLENAPENLEDVFTLPGHGLEIAKNISETEPDLAAVKASRPDQSDCFFGPNVIELCRLADMTFLGLHGGEGENGKLQASFDLLGIRYTGPDSLGCAVAMDKGLTKQIFMEAGVDTPSGVCLYKEDSDCSLESLGLSFPVVVKPCSGGSSIGVYIVNTEEEYRQALKNSFRYENEVVVETYIKGREFACGVIDGKALPPIEIIPKNGWFDYANKYQANATEEVCPADISEEIAERMKALTVRAFQALKLNVYSRADFILDADGNLYCLEMNTLPGMTSASLLPKEALADGIEYGDLCELIIQKSMEARYQ, from the coding sequence ATGAAAATTATCGTATTAGCCGGTGGACTCAGTACAGAACGCGACGTTTCTCTCGCTTCTGCTGCCGGAATCTGTAAAACATTACTGGAGAAAGGACACGATGCATTTCTTCTGGACGTATTTCTCGGCCTTGAGAACGCACCCGAGAATCTGGAAGACGTCTTTACACTGCCTGGACACGGTCTGGAAATCGCAAAGAATATTTCCGAAACAGAGCCGGATCTTGCAGCTGTAAAAGCTTCCCGTCCGGACCAGTCTGACTGCTTCTTCGGTCCGAATGTCATCGAACTCTGCCGCCTGGCAGATATGACCTTCCTCGGACTTCACGGCGGAGAAGGAGAAAACGGAAAGCTGCAGGCTTCATTTGATCTGCTCGGAATCCGCTACACAGGACCTGACTCGCTTGGATGTGCTGTTGCCATGGATAAAGGACTCACCAAACAGATTTTTATGGAAGCCGGTGTGGACACACCTTCCGGAGTCTGCCTGTATAAAGAAGACAGTGACTGTTCCCTGGAATCTCTGGGACTTTCCTTCCCGGTCGTTGTAAAGCCATGCTCCGGCGGCTCCAGCATCGGAGTATATATTGTAAATACAGAAGAGGAATACCGTCAGGCACTGAAAAATTCTTTCCGTTATGAAAACGAAGTGGTCGTCGAAACTTACATCAAAGGCCGCGAATTTGCATGCGGCGTGATCGATGGAAAAGCACTTCCTCCGATCGAAATCATTCCCAAAAACGGATGGTTTGACTATGCCAACAAATATCAGGCAAATGCGACTGAAGAAGTATGCCCTGCCGATATCAGCGAAGAGATTGCAGAGCGCATGAAAGCTCTCACAGTCCGCGCTTTCCAGGCATTGAAGCTGAACGTATACAGCCGGGCTGACTTTATCCTGGACGCAGACGGCAATCTGTACTGCCTGGAAATGAATACCCTTCCGGGCATGACTTCTGCAAGCCTCCTTCCAAAAGAAGCACTTGCAGACGGAATTGAATACGGAGATCTGTGCGAGCTGATCATCCAGAAATCCATGGAAGCAAGATATCAGTAA
- a CDS encoding TetR/AcrR family transcriptional regulator: protein MNKKFFALPVQKQEAILNAGFCVFSQNSYKKSPTSEIADAAGISKSLLFHYFYNKRELYLFLWEKCAQITMEALEKSGCYEQTDLFDSMNLGLQAKLEIMRRYPHMGTFVMKAYYEKDPDVRPAIQESIAKYADFKTNTVLLNLNPEHFIEGLDLEMMYLDMLWASEGYIWEKLQHDHINVDEIEADFIKLIDFWKSIYLQKER, encoded by the coding sequence ATGAACAAAAAATTTTTTGCACTGCCCGTCCAGAAACAGGAGGCGATTCTCAATGCGGGATTTTGTGTATTCTCACAGAACTCTTATAAGAAGAGCCCTACAAGTGAAATTGCCGATGCTGCAGGTATCAGTAAATCCCTGTTGTTTCACTATTTTTACAACAAAAGAGAACTGTATCTTTTTCTATGGGAAAAATGTGCGCAGATTACCATGGAGGCTCTGGAAAAAAGCGGCTGTTATGAGCAGACTGATCTGTTCGATTCCATGAATTTAGGTCTTCAGGCAAAGCTGGAGATCATGCGCCGATATCCGCATATGGGTACATTTGTAATGAAAGCATATTATGAAAAAGATCCAGATGTACGCCCTGCGATTCAGGAAAGCATTGCAAAATACGCTGATTTTAAGACAAATACCGTCCTGTTAAATCTGAATCCGGAACATTTTATTGAAGGACTTGATCTGGAAATGATGTATCTCGATATGCTATGGGCATCTGAAGGATATATCTGGGAAAAGCTGCAGCATGATCATATCAATGTTGATGAGATCGAAGCGGATTTTATAAAACTGATTGATTTCTGGAAATCCATTTACTTGCAGAAAGAGAGGTAA
- a CDS encoding UDP-N-acetylmuramoyl-tripeptide--D-alanyl-D-alanine ligase — protein MKNMTLKEIAVACGGIYYGDDESYYKEVSSVVIDSRKVEKDCLFIAIRGARVDGHMFIPQTIRDGALCALSEKRIENASYPYILVTSCEQALKDIAEHYRKSLNLKVVGVTGSVGKTSTKEMIASVLGEKYNVLKTAGNFNNEIGLPLTIFNIREEHEVAVLELGISNFGEMERLAKIARPDICVITNIGVAHLEHLKSRDGILKAKTEIFLYMNPNGSIILNGDDDKLSTVHPANGIQPVFFGLDDSRDFYADQVESCGLRGTNAVFHTPNSTFSAHISIPGEHMVLNALAGIAAGYALGMNDEEIKAGIEALVPLAGRNNLIETDSLTIIDDCYNANPASTKASLDVLAKADTRQIAVLGDMFELGPTEKQMHYEVGKYAAGLGIDILVCIGQLSEHMATGASEQCSKTQVFYFETKDDFFEQADRILNPKDTVLVKASNGMKFSEIVSVLKER, from the coding sequence ATGAAAAACATGACATTGAAAGAAATCGCCGTTGCCTGTGGTGGAATTTATTACGGCGATGATGAAAGCTATTATAAAGAAGTTTCCAGCGTTGTGATCGACAGCCGGAAAGTAGAAAAAGACTGTCTGTTTATCGCCATTCGCGGTGCAAGAGTGGATGGACACATGTTCATCCCGCAGACGATCCGGGACGGCGCTCTGTGTGCGCTCTCCGAAAAACGGATTGAAAATGCCTCTTATCCATACATTCTGGTCACCTCCTGTGAACAGGCATTGAAGGATATTGCCGAGCACTATCGGAAAAGCCTTAATCTGAAAGTCGTAGGTGTCACCGGAAGTGTGGGAAAGACCAGCACCAAAGAAATGATCGCATCTGTGCTTGGAGAAAAATATAACGTATTGAAAACAGCCGGGAACTTCAACAACGAGATCGGGCTCCCGCTTACGATCTTCAATATCCGCGAAGAACATGAGGTTGCCGTGCTGGAACTTGGTATCAGCAATTTCGGCGAGATGGAACGGCTTGCAAAGATTGCCCGTCCTGACATCTGCGTCATCACCAATATCGGAGTTGCCCATCTGGAGCATTTAAAGTCCAGAGACGGTATTTTGAAAGCAAAAACGGAGATTTTCCTCTATATGAACCCGAACGGTTCCATTATCTTAAACGGGGATGATGATAAACTCTCAACCGTTCACCCTGCAAACGGAATCCAGCCGGTCTTCTTTGGTCTGGATGACAGCCGGGATTTTTATGCGGATCAGGTAGAATCCTGCGGACTGCGCGGTACCAATGCCGTCTTCCACACACCAAATTCAACCTTCTCTGCACATATCTCGATTCCGGGAGAACATATGGTTCTCAATGCACTTGCCGGCATTGCCGCAGGGTATGCACTGGGAATGAACGACGAAGAGATCAAAGCCGGCATTGAAGCTTTGGTTCCTCTGGCAGGACGCAACAATCTGATCGAGACAGATTCCCTTACGATCATTGATGACTGCTACAATGCTAATCCGGCTTCCACAAAAGCATCTCTGGATGTTCTTGCAAAGGCAGACACTCGTCAGATTGCAGTCCTTGGCGATATGTTTGAACTGGGGCCGACAGAAAAACAGATGCACTATGAGGTCGGAAAATATGCTGCCGGCCTTGGAATCGATATACTTGTCTGCATCGGACAGCTCTCAGAACATATGGCAACCGGTGCAAGTGAACAGTGTTCCAAAACACAGGTATTTTATTTTGAAACAAAAGATGACTTTTTCGAACAGGCAGACCGTATTTTAAATCCAAAGGATACAGTTCTTGTCAAAGCTTCCAACGGTATGAAGTTTTCCGAGATCGTCAGTGTACTAAAAGAGAGGTAA
- a CDS encoding RrF2 family transcriptional regulator, with protein sequence MQLNIATDYAIRIVIYMAKQRRIVSSRELSENLKISQPFIYKIMRKLNHAGILAINTGIHGGYILQKETEQINLFEIMDTMERTMKWNRCLEDDRYCSCFATEACRLRETYLKMQEHFENELKETTIQKIIK encoded by the coding sequence ATGCAATTGAATATTGCAACAGACTATGCCATTCGTATAGTCATCTATATGGCAAAGCAGCGGAGAATAGTGTCATCCAGAGAGTTGTCAGAGAATCTGAAAATTTCACAGCCTTTTATTTATAAGATTATGAGGAAATTGAATCATGCGGGGATTTTGGCCATAAATACGGGAATTCATGGCGGGTATATTTTGCAAAAAGAGACAGAACAGATTAATTTATTCGAGATTATGGATACCATGGAAAGAACCATGAAATGGAATCGATGCCTTGAGGATGACCGGTATTGCAGCTGTTTTGCAACAGAGGCATGTCGTTTGAGAGAAACGTACCTCAAAATGCAGGAGCATTTTGAAAATGAACTAAAGGAAACTACAATACAGAAAATTATTAAGTGA
- a CDS encoding YoaK family protein, translated as MKAKGQMSESMPLAIFLTLAGGLQDAYSYNCRGKVFANAQTGNIVLLGQNLAEGNWGVALHYLIPLLAFISGVYVAVRIQNLCKESEKIHWRQIVLVIQIILLFLVGLFPQSMNVPANAMMSFSCAMQVNAFRKFHGIPCATTMCIGNMRSATEMLCKYQVTGNQELKKKSMHYYFVILVFAVGAAMGALFIRQIGDRTIWIAAILLLAGFVLMFIKEDREYVRR; from the coding sequence ATGAAAGCAAAAGGACAGATGTCAGAATCCATGCCGCTGGCAATATTTCTTACATTGGCCGGTGGTTTGCAGGATGCCTATTCTTATAATTGCAGAGGCAAAGTATTTGCCAATGCCCAGACAGGAAATATTGTACTTTTGGGACAGAATCTTGCAGAGGGAAACTGGGGCGTTGCGCTTCATTATCTGATTCCGTTGCTGGCGTTTATCAGTGGTGTTTATGTGGCAGTCCGCATTCAGAATCTGTGCAAAGAAAGCGAAAAAATCCACTGGAGACAGATTGTGCTGGTCATTCAGATCATATTGCTGTTTTTGGTAGGCTTGTTTCCGCAGAGTATGAATGTACCGGCCAATGCGATGATGTCATTCAGTTGTGCGATGCAGGTAAATGCCTTCCGGAAATTCCACGGGATTCCGTGTGCAACGACCATGTGTATCGGAAATATGCGAAGTGCGACAGAAATGCTCTGTAAATATCAGGTAACGGGCAATCAGGAACTGAAGAAAAAAAGTATGCATTATTACTTTGTAATTCTGGTTTTTGCGGTTGGAGCGGCCATGGGAGCATTATTCATCCGGCAGATTGGTGATCGGACGATCTGGATTGCGGCGATACTGCTGCTGGCAGGATTTGTTTTGATGTTCATAAAAGAGGATAGAGAATACGTGAGAAGATAA
- a CDS encoding lysophospholipid acyltransferase family protein, which yields MIRFICVVVFLILFLILTIPVFFIEWLIGKFNRNARDYSCLRIVQWGFKAILKVTGVHTTVIGFENIPDEPVLFIGNHRSFFDILLTYSRCPRLTGYVAKKEMEKIPLLSTWMRFVYCLFLDRENPKEGLKTILQAIDYVKQGISICIFPEGTRNKGEELSMLPFKEGAFKIAAKTGCAIVPISMNNTAAIFENQFPRIKKVNVVVEYGTPIYPKDLAPEDKKHIGAYVQNIIQETINKNAELI from the coding sequence ATGATTCGTTTTATTTGTGTTGTTGTTTTCCTTATTCTGTTTCTTATTCTGACAATTCCGGTATTTTTCATTGAATGGCTGATCGGAAAGTTCAACCGCAATGCAAGAGACTACAGTTGTCTTCGAATCGTACAGTGGGGATTCAAAGCAATCTTAAAAGTAACCGGTGTACACACGACCGTAATCGGATTCGAAAATATTCCGGACGAGCCCGTGCTGTTTATCGGAAATCACCGCAGTTTCTTTGATATTCTTCTGACGTACTCCCGCTGTCCGAGACTGACCGGATATGTGGCGAAAAAGGAGATGGAAAAAATTCCGCTTTTATCTACCTGGATGCGCTTTGTATACTGTCTGTTTCTGGACCGTGAGAATCCAAAAGAGGGACTGAAAACCATCCTTCAGGCGATCGATTATGTGAAGCAGGGAATTTCCATCTGTATTTTCCCTGAGGGAACGAGAAACAAAGGCGAAGAGCTCAGTATGCTTCCTTTTAAAGAGGGCGCTTTTAAGATCGCCGCCAAAACAGGATGTGCGATCGTTCCGATTTCCATGAACAACACTGCCGCGATCTTTGAAAATCAGTTTCCAAGGATCAAAAAGGTCAATGTTGTCGTAGAATACGGAACACCGATCTATCCAAAAGATCTTGCACCGGAGGACAAAAAACACATCGGTGCTTATGTACAGAATATCATTCAGGAAACGATCAATAAAAATGCAGAATTAATCTGA
- a CDS encoding helix-turn-helix domain-containing protein, with product MDLSEQDLKKIKSLHVMLKMPIWILERETNRVLKSYKSIYKHPISYEFKEKNISDEVVRFYSGMLNEIFLCLWYQDVRIVIGAFRINNVTSTEFSHVYDNLTPENKKILSEKECWEYYSSLPVYPLGDIRDYLILLGFLFDMNLEEIYSEELHKQVGENQLELVRKSAEDTAYETFWVEQYTFYYENKIMNLVSQGDLELLKSGLAEMGTRDTAIIHFTKELHGVSNQARTSLIRCILQHINLKIYDTIKVTELAKQFYLSESALRRRFKEKVGISINEYVNQRKIEESKMMLQSGVPVGEIARRLSFYDLSHYYRTFKKYTGMTPQYFRDTNVVA from the coding sequence ATGGATTTGAGTGAACAGGATTTAAAGAAAATCAAATCGTTACATGTGATGTTGAAAATGCCCATATGGATATTGGAAAGAGAGACAAATCGGGTTTTGAAAAGCTACAAATCAATTTATAAGCATCCGATTTCATATGAATTTAAAGAAAAAAATATTTCAGATGAGGTTGTACGGTTTTACAGCGGGATGTTAAATGAAATTTTTCTGTGCTTATGGTATCAGGATGTCAGAATTGTAATTGGAGCGTTTCGAATAAATAATGTTACCAGTACAGAGTTTTCTCATGTATATGACAATCTGACTCCGGAAAATAAGAAAATTTTGTCAGAAAAAGAATGCTGGGAATATTACTCTTCACTTCCGGTATATCCACTGGGAGATATTCGGGATTATCTGATTCTTCTTGGATTTTTGTTTGATATGAATTTGGAAGAGATTTATTCTGAAGAGCTGCATAAACAAGTGGGCGAAAATCAGCTGGAGTTGGTGCGGAAATCAGCAGAAGATACAGCATATGAGACATTCTGGGTAGAGCAGTATACATTTTATTATGAAAATAAGATCATGAATCTTGTCAGTCAGGGCGACCTGGAATTATTAAAAAGTGGTCTTGCAGAAATGGGAACGAGAGACACTGCAATCATACATTTTACAAAAGAGCTTCATGGTGTTTCCAATCAGGCAAGAACATCACTGATCCGATGTATCCTGCAACATATTAACTTGAAAATTTATGACACGATTAAAGTTACAGAGCTTGCAAAGCAGTTCTATTTGTCAGAAAGTGCTCTTCGTCGCAGATTTAAGGAGAAAGTAGGGATATCCATTAATGAATATGTCAATCAGAGAAAAATTGAAGAATCGAAGATGATGCTCCAGTCGGGCGTACCGGTAGGAGAAATCGCACGGAGATTGAGTTTTTATGATTTGTCACACTATTACCGGACGTTTAAAAAGTATACAGGTATGACACCGCAGTATTTCAGAGATACGAATGTTGTAGCATAG